A genomic region of Candidatus Babeliales bacterium contains the following coding sequences:
- the galE gene encoding UDP-glucose 4-epimerase GalE translates to MESNHASSRVPGEAISEAWVHRGMRVFHMVNERCLMNKPTILITGGAGYIGSHIGLLCARANYHVVILDSFVHGQHFNPSWATVINGDYANTEILKNIFTNYSIAAVVHCAASIEVGISVRDPISFYENNVAKTITLIDQMLRANVKNIIFSSSCAVYGQPLFLPLTEAHPINPMSPYGRTKAMVEEILADASDAYGLRYIALRYFNAAGALPEEGLGEQHKPETHLIPLLLKAALMREPFTIFGSSYPTRDGSAVRDFVHVLDIANAHLLALEHLARGNPSDAFNLGTGSGYSIKEMIDGVQRVSGTTVHTLISEPRAGDPHTLVADPIKAKTILQWQPRYSDLEFLLKSALVFFKQQDAIAQPGILIEKVL, encoded by the coding sequence ATGGAATCAAATCACGCTTCATCCCGAGTGCCCGGCGAAGCTATAAGCGAAGCCTGGGTGCATCGAGGGATGCGCGTTTTTCATATGGTCAATGAAAGATGTTTAATGAATAAACCAACTATTTTGATTACTGGCGGGGCCGGATATATCGGTTCGCATATTGGATTGCTGTGCGCCCGCGCGAATTACCACGTCGTTATTCTAGATTCGTTTGTGCATGGTCAACATTTTAATCCATCGTGGGCAACGGTAATTAACGGTGATTATGCAAATACTGAAATTTTAAAAAATATTTTTACAAATTATTCGATTGCTGCAGTGGTGCATTGTGCTGCATCGATCGAGGTTGGTATTTCAGTGCGCGATCCGATTTCTTTTTATGAAAACAATGTTGCGAAAACAATTACTCTTATTGATCAAATGCTCCGTGCGAATGTCAAAAATATAATTTTCTCTTCAAGTTGCGCTGTGTACGGCCAGCCGCTATTTTTGCCACTAACAGAAGCGCATCCAATTAACCCTATGAGCCCTTATGGCCGAACTAAAGCGATGGTTGAAGAAATTCTTGCAGATGCAAGCGATGCATACGGATTACGCTATATAGCTTTGCGCTATTTTAATGCAGCGGGAGCATTGCCTGAAGAAGGGCTTGGCGAACAACACAAACCGGAAACTCATCTCATTCCATTGCTTTTAAAAGCGGCATTAATGCGCGAACCGTTTACGATTTTTGGGTCTTCATATCCAACAAGAGATGGCAGTGCCGTGCGTGATTTTGTGCATGTTCTTGATATTGCCAATGCACACTTATTGGCATTGGAACATCTTGCGCGCGGTAATCCATCTGACGCGTTTAATTTGGGAACTGGTTCTGGATACTCGATCAAAGAAATGATCGACGGTGTGCAGCGTGTTTCAGGAACAACCGTGCATACATTGATTTCGGAACCACGTGCCGGAGATCCACATACCCTTGTTGCCGATCCGATTAAGGCAAAAACTATCTTGCAGTGGCAGCCGCGGTATTCCGACTTAGAATTTCTTTTAAAATCTGCGCTAGTTTTCTTTAAACAGCAGGATGCAATTGCGCAGCCGGGAATTTTAATCGAAAAAGTTTTATAA